From the Flavobacterium galactosidilyticum genome, one window contains:
- the mads2 gene encoding methylation-associated defense system DNA methyltransferase MAD2: MATEEIIIEDNQLVCVLTDKPKKATSQEKNIQSIIRMLSEEYGFDLKNIARDINITFVDPDTAKTKKQKVEVVVYQENSNQNQEDIIRIAVVQDEKIKENDKKKGVTITLENALAALDNCDFGLWTNGNDLKYLQKEDDTLGFDFIFSDLADIPGHGESIDDLDRADRSHSRKPANDSLIKVFKRSHDYIYGNEGRKKDAFWQLLYLIFCKLYDEKRRFICIETGESYRRKFWVGIKEKNTDEGRKSVAKRIKDIFEELKGESTFSDVFDGNEAIALTDKGIAFIASELAKYSFLDATVDVKGMAYETIVSNTLKQEAGQFFTPRNIVRAMVEMLNPNEKTRVLDPACGSGGFLVMVLEHVRKQIAKELYPDLEEVLLIEKFNTYEVNERVRKYAETNIYGFDFDPDLKKAARMNMVMAGDGHANIFHVNSLDYPNWEDPNELEKIKASIKKSLDKMQDIDNNYTDDARGKFDMIFTNPPFGAKVKVEQEIAAKFFLSKYSDAPEVLFIEACYKLLKPGGKMAIVLPDGILGNPNTLPVREWILENFKILASVDLAVEAFLPQVGVQSSLLFLEKKTDNTKNIARETDEDYDVFMAIAEKLGKDRRGNPIYVRDEDGAEILYTVENKYVITNKDEIKEVKVRKEKQKLLDDDLPKIVEEFIKFKNRF, encoded by the coding sequence ATGGCAACTGAAGAAATTATTATTGAAGACAATCAATTAGTTTGTGTTTTAACAGACAAACCCAAAAAAGCAACTTCACAAGAAAAAAATATACAATCTATAATCCGTATGCTTAGTGAAGAGTATGGTTTTGATTTAAAAAACATTGCTCGTGATATAAATATAACATTCGTAGATCCGGACACTGCTAAGACAAAAAAACAAAAAGTTGAAGTAGTTGTTTATCAAGAAAATTCCAATCAAAATCAAGAAGACATTATTAGAATCGCAGTCGTTCAAGATGAGAAAATAAAGGAAAACGATAAAAAGAAAGGTGTTACCATCACTTTAGAGAATGCTCTAGCTGCTTTAGATAATTGTGATTTCGGTCTTTGGACGAATGGCAATGATTTAAAATACCTTCAAAAAGAAGACGATACTTTAGGTTTCGATTTTATCTTTTCTGATTTAGCAGATATTCCAGGACATGGTGAATCTATCGATGATCTTGATCGTGCTGACCGTTCTCATAGCCGCAAACCAGCAAATGACTCTTTAATAAAGGTTTTCAAACGTTCTCACGACTATATTTATGGCAATGAAGGGCGAAAAAAAGATGCCTTTTGGCAATTGTTATACCTTATCTTTTGTAAACTATACGATGAAAAAAGACGATTTATTTGTATAGAAACTGGTGAATCATACCGCAGAAAATTTTGGGTTGGAATAAAAGAAAAAAATACTGATGAAGGAAGAAAAAGTGTCGCCAAACGTATAAAAGATATATTTGAAGAATTAAAAGGTGAAAGTACCTTTTCAGATGTTTTCGATGGAAACGAAGCAATAGCACTTACAGATAAAGGGATTGCTTTTATTGCTAGTGAATTAGCTAAATATTCATTTCTAGATGCAACTGTCGATGTAAAAGGAATGGCGTATGAAACTATTGTAAGCAACACTTTAAAACAAGAAGCAGGTCAATTTTTCACACCAAGAAACATTGTTAGAGCAATGGTTGAAATGCTTAATCCTAACGAAAAAACTCGTGTTTTGGACCCGGCATGTGGTTCAGGAGGTTTTTTAGTTATGGTATTAGAACATGTAAGGAAACAAATTGCAAAAGAATTATATCCTGATTTGGAAGAGGTTTTGCTAATTGAAAAATTCAATACCTATGAAGTAAATGAAAGAGTTCGTAAATATGCCGAAACCAATATTTATGGTTTTGATTTTGATCCAGATTTAAAAAAGGCAGCTCGTATGAACATGGTGATGGCTGGTGATGGTCACGCAAATATTTTTCACGTAAATTCTTTAGATTACCCAAACTGGGAAGATCCTAACGAATTAGAAAAAATTAAAGCATCTATAAAAAAGAGCTTAGATAAAATGCAAGACATCGATAACAATTATACTGATGATGCTCGCGGTAAATTCGATATGATTTTTACTAATCCTCCATTTGGTGCTAAAGTAAAGGTAGAGCAAGAAATTGCCGCTAAATTCTTTTTATCTAAATATTCAGATGCTCCGGAAGTACTATTCATAGAAGCTTGTTACAAATTATTAAAACCAGGTGGTAAAATGGCAATAGTATTGCCCGATGGTATTTTAGGAAATCCAAACACCTTACCAGTAAGAGAATGGATTTTAGAAAATTTCAAAATTTTAGCTTCTGTAGATTTAGCAGTTGAGGCCTTTTTACCTCAAGTGGGTGTTCAATCCTCTTTGTTGTTTTTAGAAAAGAAAACAGATAATACTAAAAATATTGCGCGCGAAACGGATGAAGATTATGATGTGTTTATGGCAATTGCAGAGAAATTAGGGAAAGACCGAAGAGGAAATCCTATTTATGTTAGAGACGAAGATGGTGCTGAAATTCTTTATACAGTTGAAAACAAATATGTAATTACAAATAAAGACGAAATTAAAGAAGTAAAAGTACGTAAGGAAAAACAGAAACTTTTAGATGATGACTTACCAAAAATTGTGGAAGAATTTATTAAATTCAAAAATAGATTTTAG
- a CDS encoding nucleotidyl transferase AbiEii/AbiGii toxin family protein, with amino-acid sequence MSYKISSEKIEHPLLKPLLEELIPFFEKEGVKFFVIGATARDIILEINGEQSGRRTQDIDIAITIDKWEKFKEISEELTKLDNFSKDKNQKQRFLYLDKFELDIVPYGDIMEENDKIYWPPDQDFAMTVLGFNEVQKATVSVTLDDEIEFDVVNLIGIFLLKIVAWRDRNQKVNKDADDLVFIMKNYLNINDERAATEYYDQVYDIENYTELKASSSLIGIDLKELVKDNAKLLDFLIATLNVELEKKEGSVLLNQMIETHTGLQFDELYECIQIIVNQLKK; translated from the coding sequence ATGAGTTATAAAATAAGTAGCGAAAAAATAGAGCATCCATTATTGAAGCCTTTACTCGAAGAATTAATTCCTTTTTTTGAAAAAGAAGGAGTTAAATTTTTTGTTATAGGTGCAACAGCAAGAGATATTATTTTAGAAATAAATGGTGAGCAATCAGGAAGAAGAACTCAAGATATTGATATTGCAATTACTATTGATAAATGGGAAAAGTTCAAAGAAATTTCAGAAGAACTTACTAAACTTGATAATTTTTCTAAGGATAAAAATCAAAAACAAAGGTTTTTATATTTGGATAAATTTGAATTAGATATTGTTCCGTATGGAGATATAATGGAGGAAAATGATAAAATCTATTGGCCTCCAGACCAAGACTTCGCAATGACTGTATTAGGCTTTAATGAAGTTCAAAAAGCAACTGTTTCTGTAACATTAGATGATGAAATTGAATTTGATGTAGTAAACCTAATAGGCATCTTCCTTTTAAAAATTGTTGCCTGGAGAGACCGAAATCAAAAAGTAAATAAAGATGCTGATGACTTAGTCTTCATTATGAAGAACTATTTAAATATTAATGATGAAAGAGCAGCAACAGAATATTATGATCAAGTATATGATATTGAAAATTATACTGAACTTAAAGCTAGTTCAAGTTTAATAGGAATTGATCTAAAAGAGTTAGTTAAAGATAATGCAAAGCTTCTAGATTTTTTAATTGCCACGCTAAATGTTGAACTAGAAAAGAAAGAAGGGAGCGTACTTTTAAATCAAATGATAGAAACACACACAGGTTTACAATTCGATGAATTATATGAATGTATTCAAATAATCGTAAATCAATTAAAAAAATAA
- a CDS encoding type IV toxin-antitoxin system AbiEi family antitoxin, with translation MYKDNDFVYEAFSNLQELIKSEITIDSNRKPYDAVIQINDQTFYCIAKKNARNSNLSIIINQINEFRNSIINNKNTLFVGEYIAKDVADSLIENKINYLDVAGNCYINTKDLKIIIEGKKHIKPKNVNQARVFQEAGLKLILLLITNKESLDFSYRALADQSNIALGSVSQIMKELENNNYILKSKEKRILKNIDELIERWFIAYNETLKPRLFRKAYKAINIEQLRLSVNNNKNNNIFFGGEPAAEKITNYLKPLEYTIYSNEELTNLGKELKLIPDNNGNVKIYNTCWLESLSKINNNLAPSLVVYADLMGTNNSRNIEAAKMILENEL, from the coding sequence ATGTATAAGGATAATGATTTTGTCTACGAAGCCTTCTCTAATTTACAAGAACTTATAAAGTCTGAAATTACTATTGATAGTAACAGAAAGCCTTATGACGCTGTTATACAAATCAATGATCAAACGTTTTATTGTATAGCTAAGAAAAACGCCAGAAATTCTAATTTGAGCATAATAATTAATCAAATAAATGAATTTAGGAATTCAATAATAAACAATAAAAACACACTTTTTGTTGGTGAATATATAGCAAAAGATGTCGCAGATTCATTAATTGAAAACAAAATCAATTATTTAGATGTAGCAGGAAATTGTTATATAAACACAAAAGATTTAAAGATAATTATTGAAGGAAAAAAACATATCAAACCTAAAAATGTTAATCAAGCTAGAGTATTTCAAGAAGCTGGTTTGAAATTGATATTATTGTTAATTACTAATAAAGAATCTCTTGATTTTTCATACAGAGCATTGGCTGATCAATCTAATATTGCGTTAGGTTCTGTGAGTCAAATAATGAAAGAATTAGAGAATAATAATTATATCTTAAAATCAAAAGAAAAAAGAATCCTTAAAAATATTGATGAACTTATAGAAAGATGGTTTATTGCGTACAATGAAACCTTAAAGCCTAGATTGTTTAGAAAAGCATATAAAGCTATAAATATTGAACAATTACGGTTATCCGTAAATAATAATAAAAACAATAATATATTTTTCGGAGGTGAACCTGCTGCTGAAAAAATAACAAACTACCTTAAACCTCTGGAATATACGATTTATTCAAACGAGGAATTAACAAATTTAGGCAAAGAGTTAAAATTAATCCCTGATAACAACGGTAATGTTAAGATTTATAATACTTGTTGGTTAGAAAGTTTATCAAAAATTAATAATAATCTGGCACCATCTCTGGTTGTTTATGCCGATTTAATGGGAACAAATAACAGTAGAAATATAGAAGCTGCTAAAATGATATTAGAAAATGAGTTATAA
- a CDS encoding VapE domain-containing protein, which translates to MVTIFKNFNEVVEHKTIPTILEEIKTGKYKPGIIYLRKSLAEKKEEAYNKAKKSLPAFTPSGKFVGGRKLEFLAEYSNCIILDIDKLSKEQLQNAKMIAAQSEFTYACFISPSGNGLKILVKINSDKANHKEAFLLVQAHYESILKLEIDKSGKDVTRLCFYSWDENLYLNENASTFVTSSAVEMPLENVCHTEPVEVQPTTDNTDAIYNHCVNFTEKKVQFVNGSRNVFVHQLACNLNRKGIALQEALGYILTDFGYDEKEVTQAVNSAYGNIHEFGKNEKFEQPNKPKKAANFSITDTTDEDDEDKPKPTQIDRLELFLSTRYVFRHNMVSGKLEFQYFGKKKWNVMNDFIENSMLRECLKGRIKTNLSSLRNLLYSDFCELFNPFEDYFFNLPTYDEKTDYITELANTITTTKQDLWQQCFKKWLVAMVGCVLDEKVINHTVIVFSGKQGLGKTTWVEKLVPKPLKEYLFSGTINPNNKDTLVQLAECMLINLDELENLNRSEIGSLKEIITKTQIRMRKAYGHNNETMPRRASFAGSVNTAQFLNDSTGSRRFLCFELEGIKYQHDVDINMAFSQALFLFKSGFRFWFDQEEIKSITENNEQYQLHSPEEELLLTWFSPCERDKANIFLNASQIASKIAEKAKININDATINKLGKALKKHNFIRLKKNGLAVYALIENTYEEVDNKNKTVDEEQK; encoded by the coding sequence ATGGTAACAATATTCAAGAATTTCAACGAAGTGGTGGAACACAAAACAATTCCAACAATTTTAGAAGAAATCAAAACAGGAAAGTACAAACCCGGCATAATTTATTTGCGTAAATCACTGGCTGAAAAGAAAGAGGAAGCATACAACAAAGCCAAAAAATCACTTCCGGCATTCACACCTTCAGGTAAGTTTGTTGGTGGTCGTAAATTGGAGTTCTTGGCAGAATATTCAAATTGCATCATTCTCGACATCGACAAATTAAGCAAAGAACAATTACAAAATGCAAAGATGATAGCTGCACAAAGTGAGTTCACGTATGCGTGTTTTATTAGTCCATCTGGAAACGGATTAAAAATTCTGGTAAAAATAAATTCAGACAAAGCAAATCACAAAGAAGCATTTCTATTGGTCCAAGCACATTATGAAAGTATTCTAAAACTAGAAATCGACAAATCAGGCAAAGATGTAACAAGACTATGTTTTTATTCCTGGGATGAAAATCTATACCTAAATGAAAACGCTTCAACCTTTGTCACATCGAGCGCAGTCGAGATGCCTCTTGAAAACGTTTGTCACACTGAGCCTGTCGAAGTGCAACCAACAACCGACAACACCGATGCCATCTACAACCATTGCGTAAATTTTACTGAAAAAAAAGTGCAATTCGTGAATGGTAGTCGCAACGTATTCGTACACCAACTTGCGTGTAATCTAAACCGAAAAGGTATTGCATTACAGGAAGCTCTAGGATATATTCTAACAGATTTTGGCTATGATGAAAAGGAAGTAACACAAGCAGTAAACAGTGCCTATGGTAACATTCACGAGTTTGGTAAAAATGAAAAATTTGAACAACCTAATAAACCAAAAAAGGCAGCCAATTTTTCAATTACAGATACAACTGATGAAGACGACGAAGACAAACCAAAACCAACTCAAATAGACCGTTTAGAGCTGTTTTTATCAACAAGATATGTATTTCGTCATAATATGGTTTCAGGTAAGTTAGAGTTTCAATATTTTGGCAAAAAGAAATGGAATGTAATGAATGATTTTATTGAAAATTCAATGCTTCGCGAATGTCTAAAAGGTCGAATTAAAACAAATTTATCTTCATTAAGAAATCTATTGTATTCTGATTTTTGTGAGCTGTTCAATCCATTTGAAGATTACTTTTTCAATTTGCCTACTTATGATGAAAAGACCGATTATATTACCGAATTAGCCAACACAATAACGACCACAAAACAAGACCTTTGGCAGCAATGTTTCAAAAAATGGTTGGTGGCAATGGTGGGATGTGTGCTAGATGAAAAAGTAATCAATCACACTGTAATTGTCTTTAGTGGCAAACAAGGATTAGGTAAAACAACTTGGGTTGAAAAGTTAGTTCCAAAACCTTTGAAAGAGTATTTATTTTCCGGTACTATAAACCCAAACAATAAAGATACATTGGTACAACTAGCGGAATGTATGTTAATTAATTTGGACGAGCTGGAAAATTTAAACCGTTCTGAAATTGGATCACTCAAAGAAATCATTACAAAAACCCAAATCAGAATGAGAAAAGCCTACGGACACAATAATGAAACAATGCCAAGACGCGCATCATTTGCTGGAAGTGTCAATACAGCACAGTTCTTAAACGATAGTACAGGAAGTAGAAGGTTTCTTTGTTTCGAGTTGGAAGGCATCAAATACCAGCACGATGTGGATATTAATATGGCTTTTTCACAAGCTTTGTTTCTTTTTAAAAGTGGTTTTAGATTTTGGTTTGATCAGGAAGAAATCAAATCCATCACCGAAAATAACGAACAATACCAACTACATAGCCCAGAAGAAGAATTATTGTTAACGTGGTTTTCACCTTGCGAGAGAGACAAAGCAAATATTTTTTTAAATGCTTCTCAGATAGCATCAAAAATTGCTGAAAAAGCTAAAATAAATATTAATGATGCAACAATAAACAAATTAGGGAAAGCATTAAAAAAACACAACTTCATCAGACTAAAAAAAAATGGCTTGGCAGTATATGCTTTAATCGAAAACACCTACGAAGAAGTTGACAATAAAAACAAAACTGTAGACGAAGAACAAAAGTAA
- a CDS encoding helix-turn-helix domain-containing protein — translation MDAIIFTKDQFTDLMSKLDTIQSQISIKADPKKETFLDNQEFLLLMKISKRTAQTWRDEGKISFSQVGNKIYYKLSDVEKLLTEHYNKSFKGR, via the coding sequence ATGGATGCAATTATCTTCACAAAAGACCAGTTCACAGATCTAATGAGTAAATTAGACACAATTCAAAGCCAAATCTCTATCAAGGCTGACCCTAAGAAAGAAACCTTTCTGGACAATCAAGAATTTCTATTATTGATGAAAATTTCAAAACGTACAGCCCAAACCTGGAGAGACGAAGGTAAAATTTCATTTAGTCAAGTGGGAAACAAAATCTATTACAAACTTTCTGATGTTGAAAAACTCCTTACGGAGCATTACAACAAATCATTTAAAGGACGATAG